A region from the Halobacillus mangrovi genome encodes:
- a CDS encoding CsxC family protein gives MKKDNHHDCVDLSMSASVEQCMSSRDAETAITDTRQIRVPVKLGTYDVTTHLVADIKFPHPVMEIKDIKKRVIITQCRLMTRVARPTDPSSVGPFPLFLEGYVRKNIQYASPCHNDKGECVSAELKSLTVKIPFKCFTQVTLEVDAILPVTNTRSEFDFFRAQDLGKGFPEKDKFLSSDISQFHQASTGYYNDLPFCELVSHDIIEWDEATDRKSINGGYGDDSPVDEGFFHHMVEKMTLTFRVRVLQEQLVEVNNDNGTA, from the coding sequence ATGAAAAAAGATAATCATCATGATTGTGTAGACCTTAGTATGTCTGCTTCAGTTGAACAGTGCATGAGCAGTCGAGATGCTGAAACAGCCATAACGGATACCCGTCAAATCAGAGTGCCTGTAAAATTGGGGACTTATGATGTTACGACTCATCTAGTTGCTGATATCAAATTCCCTCATCCAGTTATGGAAATTAAGGATATTAAGAAAAGAGTCATTATTACTCAATGCCGTCTGATGACTCGAGTGGCAAGACCAACGGATCCATCTTCAGTAGGACCTTTTCCATTGTTCCTTGAGGGATATGTACGTAAAAACATTCAATACGCCTCTCCTTGTCATAATGACAAAGGTGAATGCGTATCGGCTGAGTTGAAGTCATTAACAGTAAAGATTCCTTTTAAATGCTTCACACAAGTTACGTTAGAAGTAGATGCAATCTTGCCTGTAACCAATACAAGAAGTGAATTCGATTTCTTCAGAGCTCAAGATTTAGGTAAAGGCTTCCCTGAAAAAGATAAGTTTTTATCTAGTGACATCTCACAGTTCCACCAAGCAAGTACTGGGTATTATAACGACCTGCCATTTTGTGAACTCGTATCTCATGACATTATCGAATGGGATGAGGCCACAGATCGTAAATCTATAAACGGTGGATATGGCGACGACAGTCCTGTCGATGAGGGCTTTTTCCACCATATGGTAGAGAAAATGACGCTCACCTTCAGAGTCAGAGTTCTTCAAGAGCAGCTAGTGGAAGTTAACAACGACAACGGCACTGCGTAA